The Zestosphaera sp. genome includes a window with the following:
- a CDS encoding ATPase domain-containing protein encodes MEALDKLLGNFIVPPYVMIVAGHPGSGKTTLASTICYHNALRGHKCIYISFQEDKEKLFTFMGRLGLDLRGVEAKGLFKFIRIPVTLDMESSVEMLKLIGMEGYDIVVVDSINALLASVGDDAAKRAWLQNYFYNLPQVTNGLGVLIAEVPYGQEGVQLGGIEFVADAILVMKHRIEDEFLVRLLEVRKVRGAPASLAEVPFTISGGRGIEVMVPPVLEDVALESGEARVTCDVLRKTLNHLHRGQVVNFVHPPDSDHPELLTLLLSIAVENGMRVLIISYRYTKEVLKESIVRTLTAHGIDSKTAEEIVNRYVVFRGINPFSYNETQLVAKELELVDSADADIVVFHSVCLVRHLTDIAKHVKDLYNQMNYLRNRGKLVARIGAFTDDLTYRLESRVADAVMRFEHEGGNVGKIGYKAFISRRNRKPCIVTQNEMEECFAEAVKSIKAKLLEGKVSKQ; translated from the coding sequence ATTGAGGCTTTAGATAAGCTCCTCGGGAACTTTATAGTGCCTCCGTACGTCATGATTGTGGCCGGCCACCCGGGTTCCGGTAAGACTACGCTAGCCTCAACTATCTGCTACCACAACGCCTTAAGGGGTCATAAGTGCATCTACATCTCCTTCCAGGAGGATAAGGAGAAGCTCTTCACGTTCATGGGTAGGTTGGGCTTGGACTTAAGGGGTGTAGAGGCTAAGGGCCTCTTCAAGTTCATCAGGATCCCGGTGACGCTCGACATGGAGTCTTCAGTCGAGATGCTGAAGCTCATCGGCATGGAGGGCTACGACATAGTGGTGGTTGACTCCATTAACGCGTTGCTAGCTTCCGTAGGGGATGACGCCGCTAAGAGGGCCTGGCTTCAGAACTACTTCTACAACCTGCCCCAAGTGACGAACGGTCTGGGGGTACTCATCGCGGAGGTACCCTACGGGCAGGAGGGGGTTCAGTTAGGGGGGATAGAGTTCGTCGCCGACGCGATTCTCGTGATGAAGCATCGGATTGAGGACGAGTTCCTCGTGAGGCTCCTCGAAGTCAGGAAGGTCAGGGGCGCGCCGGCGTCGCTGGCTGAAGTGCCGTTCACGATAAGTGGGGGCAGGGGCATTGAGGTCATGGTACCGCCCGTGCTTGAGGACGTAGCGCTTGAGAGCGGGGAGGCGAGGGTGACGTGTGATGTACTCAGGAAGACTCTTAACCATCTGCACAGAGGGCAAGTGGTGAACTTCGTGCACCCGCCTGACTCAGACCACCCGGAGCTGCTGACGCTCCTCCTCAGCATAGCAGTGGAGAACGGCATGAGGGTGCTGATCATAAGCTATAGATACACTAAAGAAGTGTTGAAGGAATCCATCGTGAGGACGCTCACAGCGCACGGCATTGATTCGAAGACTGCTGAAGAGATAGTGAACAGGTATGTGGTGTTCAGAGGGATTAACCCCTTCTCCTACAACGAGACCCAGTTAGTCGCAAAGGAACTGGAGCTGGTTGACAGCGCGGACGCCGACATTGTAGTGTTCCACAGCGTGTGCCTGGTGAGGCATTTGACAGACATAGCCAAACACGTCAAGGACCTGTACAACCAGATGAACTACCTGAGGAACCGCGGCAAGCTCGTGGCCCGCATAGGGGCGTTCACAGACGACCTGACATACAGACTCGAATCAAGAGTCGCGGATGCAGTGATGAGATTCGAGCATGAAGGCGGCAACGTAGGGAAGATAGGTTACAAGGCATTCATCTCGAGGAGAAACAGGAAGCCCTGCATAGTAACGCAGAATGAAATGGAGGAATGTTTCGCAGAGGCCGTCAAGTCTATTAAGGCTAAACTCCTCGAGGGTAAGGTGTCCAAGCAATAG
- a CDS encoding D-aminoacylase: MNSILISGCTVVDGSGEPPFRGCVVVEGDRIAFVGRGEECRGLDAERVIDAAGLYAAPGFIDVHSHFDETVLMHPSAESALLQGITTGVGGNCGYSPAPLHGWWLWSFWDEDVFLKLHPYKYYPDSVVLPLEEVKPLLKEELGLDVRWGSFREYVEVLKGVGIGVNLAVHVGHNTVRAQVMGRDYRRKATREEVEEMKRLVEEAMEAGAIGLSTGLDYEPGAHADTDEIVELATVVARYGGVYSTHWRRTGIRKASSGGLPRKIEGVQEAVEIGRRAGVRVEVSHLLPGYTVYPDNDEVWRVAARETVKVIERARESGLDVGFDVIPTETGGVFKIRYLASLLAPWLREAGSLDRLGHLLKARDYREEVRKSILEGKVYSLNPPLLAEQAKYIIILKSGVPGIAGLTLDDASKKLGKDIIDSVLEILTQDPATEVEVTRMLEIHEAALEELVKHRLSAVVTDTFLLGMKWGMKAPPHYLPHPNTYGCFPRFIKRFVLDRRLLTIEEAVMKITSIQASRMGLERRGLIRPGHYADIVVFRLEELNHPDEGDPRQPPGGVKYVIVNGVVAVENGKLTGARPGRVLLRGLGFHRSSISQPTSTPAPPESL; the protein is encoded by the coding sequence ATGAACTCAATACTCATAAGCGGGTGCACGGTCGTAGACGGTTCTGGGGAACCCCCCTTCAGGGGATGCGTGGTTGTGGAGGGCGACAGAATAGCCTTCGTAGGTAGGGGGGAGGAGTGCCGCGGCCTAGATGCTGAGAGGGTTATAGACGCTGCAGGGCTCTACGCAGCACCGGGGTTTATAGATGTGCACAGCCACTTCGATGAGACGGTGCTCATGCATCCGTCGGCTGAGAGCGCACTACTCCAGGGAATAACTACGGGCGTAGGGGGTAATTGCGGGTACTCCCCAGCCCCTCTCCATGGATGGTGGCTCTGGAGCTTCTGGGATGAGGACGTCTTCCTAAAGCTCCACCCGTACAAGTACTATCCGGACTCCGTCGTCCTCCCGCTGGAGGAGGTCAAACCCCTCCTGAAGGAGGAGTTAGGCCTAGATGTTAGGTGGGGTAGCTTCCGCGAGTACGTGGAGGTACTTAAGGGCGTGGGCATAGGGGTGAACCTGGCCGTCCACGTAGGGCACAACACGGTTAGGGCGCAGGTCATGGGCAGGGACTACAGGAGGAAGGCCACCCGGGAGGAGGTCGAGGAGATGAAGAGGCTCGTTGAGGAAGCCATGGAGGCGGGGGCCATAGGACTCTCCACAGGCCTGGACTACGAGCCGGGGGCGCACGCCGACACCGACGAGATCGTCGAGCTCGCCACGGTAGTCGCCAGGTACGGGGGCGTGTACTCCACACACTGGAGGAGGACCGGGATCCGGAAGGCCTCCTCAGGAGGCCTGCCGCGGAAGATCGAGGGGGTTCAGGAAGCCGTGGAGATCGGTAGGAGGGCCGGTGTGAGGGTTGAGGTCTCACACCTACTGCCAGGTTACACAGTCTACCCAGACAACGATGAGGTTTGGAGGGTTGCCGCGCGCGAGACGGTGAAGGTGATTGAGAGGGCCCGCGAGTCCGGGCTTGACGTGGGCTTCGACGTGATCCCAACTGAGACCGGGGGTGTGTTCAAGATACGCTACCTCGCGTCACTCCTAGCCCCGTGGCTCCGCGAGGCAGGGAGCCTGGATAGGCTGGGGCATCTGCTGAAAGCCCGGGACTACAGGGAGGAGGTTAGGAAAAGCATACTTGAAGGGAAGGTGTATTCACTCAACCCACCCCTGCTGGCCGAGCAGGCCAAGTACATAATCATATTGAAGAGTGGGGTTCCAGGCATTGCGGGCCTAACCCTGGACGACGCCTCCAAAAAACTGGGTAAGGACATAATCGACTCCGTGCTGGAGATCCTGACGCAAGACCCCGCGACGGAGGTCGAGGTTACGAGGATGCTGGAGATCCACGAGGCCGCACTGGAGGAGCTCGTGAAGCACAGGCTCTCAGCAGTAGTCACGGACACGTTCCTCCTAGGCATGAAGTGGGGCATGAAGGCCCCACCACACTACCTGCCGCATCCCAACACGTACGGCTGCTTCCCGCGGTTCATCAAGAGGTTCGTCCTAGATAGGAGGCTACTGACCATAGAGGAGGCCGTCATGAAGATAACGAGCATCCAAGCCAGCAGGATGGGTCTAGAGAGGAGGGGTCTCATCAGGCCGGGCCACTACGCCGACATAGTAGTGTTCAGACTTGAAGAGCTGAACCACCCGGATGAGGGCGACCCCAGACAACCCCCAGGAGGGGTGAAGTACGTAATAGTCAACGGCGTGGTAGCGGTTGAGAACGGCAAGCTCACGGGCGCCCGCCCCGGAAGGGTTCTGCTGAGGGGGCTGGGCTTTCATAGGAGTTCGATATCCCAGCCTACCTCCACACCAGCCCCTCCCGAATCCCTTTAG
- a CDS encoding glycerate kinase encodes MLSTPEVAGLEVTGCEGLARDALRVVLEGWRAADPYVAVARHVRAEGPAVAVGERTYRPGGVHVVGFGKASPRMLEALCSVLGSRVVGGIVINPVVEGELCGVEVLRGDHPLPGERTLQSSMRLINYLESAVGEDDLVLTLISGGGSALFEVPEEGLSIDDVAEVTRLLMARGADIYELNTVRKHLSRVKGGKLLRFVRGEVASLIISDVVGDDLSVVASGPTYPDRTTFRDAYEVMRSRGVYGEVPESVRRLVARGLSGLVGETLKPDDPLFRRAYNMIVASNIASLRVMEGKARELGYNTLLLTPYLTGEAREVGKVLAGVIKSVAALDTPVRKPAALIAGGETTVTVRGDGVGGRNQELCLSLTIEIRDVGGAVALCVGSDGMDGVSPAAGAITSSKVFGKALESGLDPLTHLRNNDSYTFFRKLGLAVLTGYTGTNVNDFFIALIS; translated from the coding sequence TTGCTCTCCACGCCCGAGGTTGCAGGACTTGAAGTCACTGGGTGCGAGGGTCTTGCGCGCGACGCTCTCCGGGTAGTTCTGGAGGGCTGGAGGGCTGCGGATCCCTACGTAGCCGTGGCGAGGCACGTTAGGGCCGAGGGTCCAGCAGTTGCAGTCGGTGAGAGAACCTATAGACCTGGAGGCGTTCACGTAGTTGGCTTCGGCAAGGCCTCACCGAGGATGCTCGAGGCTCTATGCAGTGTTTTAGGCAGTAGGGTGGTGGGGGGTATTGTCATAAATCCCGTCGTTGAGGGGGAGTTATGCGGTGTGGAGGTCCTGAGAGGTGATCACCCGCTGCCGGGGGAGCGAACCCTCCAGTCCTCCATGCGGTTAATCAACTACCTGGAGTCGGCCGTGGGTGAGGATGATTTAGTCCTCACACTCATCTCGGGCGGTGGTTCAGCTCTATTCGAGGTCCCTGAGGAGGGGTTGAGCATCGATGATGTAGCCGAGGTCACGAGGCTGCTGATGGCTAGAGGCGCCGACATATACGAGCTCAACACGGTGAGGAAGCACTTATCGCGGGTTAAGGGCGGTAAGCTCCTCAGGTTTGTTAGGGGTGAGGTCGCCTCCCTCATAATAAGTGATGTGGTGGGGGACGACCTGAGCGTCGTTGCGTCCGGCCCCACCTATCCGGATCGGACGACCTTCAGGGACGCGTACGAGGTTATGAGGAGTCGAGGGGTGTATGGGGAGGTTCCAGAGTCGGTTAGGAGGTTAGTGGCGAGGGGTTTAAGCGGTCTGGTTGGGGAGACGCTCAAGCCTGACGATCCCCTGTTCCGCAGAGCCTACAACATGATCGTCGCCAGCAACATCGCGTCATTAAGGGTTATGGAGGGTAAGGCGAGGGAGTTGGGGTACAACACACTCCTGCTGACGCCCTACCTGACAGGCGAGGCGAGGGAGGTTGGGAAGGTGCTGGCAGGGGTCATCAAGTCCGTCGCAGCCCTGGACACCCCCGTCAGGAAGCCAGCAGCCCTCATAGCGGGGGGCGAGACTACGGTCACGGTGAGGGGGGACGGGGTTGGCGGGAGGAACCAGGAGCTGTGCCTCTCCCTAACCATCGAAATCAGGGATGTGGGGGGAGCCGTCGCGTTATGCGTCGGCAGCGACGGGATGGACGGCGTGAGCCCCGCTGCAGGCGCCATCACGAGCTCGAAGGTCTTCGGGAAAGCCCTGGAGTCAGGGCTGGATCCGTTAACCCACCTCAGGAACAACGACAGCTACACATTCTTCAGGAAGTTAGGGTTGGCAGTACTCACAGGCTACACGGGGACGAACGTCAACGACTTCTTCATTGCTCTAATCAGCTGA
- a CDS encoding pyridoxal-phosphate dependent enzyme, protein MGARLVRLDSMKCSEVDFKKFLEMSGDILRTGGVKGAIMVDSLNNVVEGNALCDVLRRLGCTYVPVVKAGSEDVEGSLFTPLESLGFYDELSPPPARVFMSTEELLYRNWPTPLVLLKSMSNNSLRVWAKLEWYNPFSCSIKDRIAWYMLRETLRRSSGLKKLYEATSTNTGLALAGLSNNYGLKTRLYVPSTAQQCVDYIFRLLGAEVIRGRASITVEMIEDVREDALRNGALNLNQFENDLNFEAHLRYTAKEIELQAREAGLRLTAVVSGLGTSGHLSGISHYMKNRYGDRVRIIGAQPTPGSIIPGIRRIETGMKWVHLVRVDKIYDVTLEDALEGVINVARGDGIMIGLSGGAVVSATRRAINDGLIADGDVVVIIPDHGLKYVEIIEKCEDYIV, encoded by the coding sequence ATGGGTGCGAGGCTCGTCCGACTTGATTCCATGAAGTGTAGTGAAGTGGATTTCAAGAAGTTCTTGGAGATGTCAGGGGATATCCTGAGGACGGGCGGTGTGAAGGGTGCGATCATGGTTGACTCATTGAACAACGTCGTTGAGGGCAATGCGTTATGCGATGTCCTCAGGAGGCTTGGCTGCACTTACGTGCCCGTGGTGAAGGCAGGTTCTGAGGATGTTGAGGGATCCTTGTTCACACCGTTGGAGTCCCTGGGCTTCTACGATGAGTTAAGTCCTCCGCCCGCGCGCGTCTTCATGAGTACTGAGGAGCTGCTGTACAGAAACTGGCCCACGCCACTAGTGCTCCTGAAGAGCATGTCAAACAACTCCCTCAGGGTCTGGGCTAAGCTCGAATGGTATAATCCCTTCAGTTGTAGTATTAAGGATAGGATTGCTTGGTACATGTTGAGGGAGACCCTGAGGAGATCCAGTGGCTTAAAGAAGCTCTATGAAGCCACCTCAACCAACACTGGGTTGGCATTAGCTGGTCTCTCAAACAACTACGGACTGAAGACCCGACTCTACGTACCTTCAACAGCTCAGCAGTGTGTGGATTATATATTCAGGTTGCTGGGGGCTGAGGTAATTAGGGGGAGGGCCTCTATAACCGTTGAAATGATTGAGGACGTTAGGGAGGACGCCTTGAGGAACGGAGCCCTCAACTTAAATCAGTTTGAGAATGACTTGAACTTCGAAGCCCACCTAAGGTATACCGCCAAGGAGATAGAGCTTCAGGCGAGGGAGGCCGGCTTAAGGCTGACCGCCGTGGTGAGTGGGCTTGGCACCTCAGGACATCTCTCAGGGATCTCCCACTATATGAAGAACAGATATGGAGACCGTGTGAGGATCATCGGCGCCCAGCCGACTCCAGGGTCCATAATACCTGGCATCAGGAGGATTGAGACGGGGATGAAATGGGTGCATCTGGTTAGGGTGGATAAAATATATGATGTAACCCTCGAGGATGCGTTGGAGGGGGTTATCAACGTGGCAAGAGGGGATGGGATAATGATAGGTCTCAGCGGAGGCGCCGTAGTTAGCGCAACGAGGAGAGCAATCAATGATGGGTTAATCGCCGACGGCGATGTGGTAGTCATAATACCCGACCACGGGCTAAAGTATGTGGAGATAATAGAGAAGTGTGAAGACTACATAGTCTAA
- a CDS encoding energy-coupling factor ABC transporter permease encodes MHVPDGYLSPAVAGASLAVVLAVLLLSVRTVSRGGVLDRERMSLFTTLSASIFVAQMLAWPIPGGTSLHLVGGALAGIMLGPWLGTLSMSLVLLVQTFVFHDGGITSIGANVLNMGVIAVLAGYVAFKAVMKLGRRAWLAGFVAGWLSLALAGLACGVELSVSWGSILPTYIMMFWHAVLGLVEGVITGSVVSYLRLKSPGIVG; translated from the coding sequence ATGCACGTGCCGGACGGGTACCTCTCCCCAGCGGTCGCGGGGGCTTCGCTGGCCGTGGTGCTGGCGGTTCTGCTCCTCTCGGTACGCACGGTCTCAAGGGGTGGGGTGCTGGACAGGGAGAGAATGTCGCTCTTCACGACGCTGAGCGCCAGCATTTTCGTGGCTCAGATGCTGGCGTGGCCGATACCCGGAGGCACTAGCCTTCACTTGGTCGGCGGGGCTTTAGCGGGCATCATGCTGGGTCCTTGGTTGGGCACGCTCTCCATGTCCTTAGTGCTCCTGGTGCAGACTTTTGTTTTTCACGACGGCGGGATAACTTCAATCGGCGCTAACGTGCTGAACATGGGCGTCATAGCCGTCCTCGCGGGCTACGTAGCGTTTAAGGCGGTTATGAAGCTCGGTCGGAGGGCTTGGTTGGCGGGGTTCGTCGCTGGTTGGCTTAGCTTGGCGCTCGCCGGGCTTGCGTGCGGGGTTGAGTTGAGCGTCTCTTGGGGTTCAATCCTGCCGACGTACATTATGATGTTCTGGCACGCAGTTCTCGGGCTCGTCGAGGGGGTTATAACGGGCTCTGTGGTCAGCTACCTACGCCTCAAGTCGCCTGGGATTGTGGGGTGA
- a CDS encoding metallophosphoesterase family protein produces MKVLVLSDVHGNADALHSVLEDAGGWDYIWFLGDLVDYGPEPHVVIDSIRGLRPEVIVMGNHDHAVVTNGDCMCAPEMRELSEYTRLNISRRLLSEEQVKWLSTAPRTREVSAGGLRVYVAHGSPRNPLYGYLKPTLTAEELRLALTPSQVALRPRPVNADVVLTGHTHIPTDIKVDSIRVLNPGSVGQPRDGDPRASYMMIDADGWSVEVRRVKYDVTKVVRKLRTLNLEAKYVAWIEDILRNGRITTR; encoded by the coding sequence TTGAAGGTCTTGGTGCTGTCGGACGTCCACGGCAACGCCGACGCGTTGCACTCAGTGCTTGAGGACGCTGGGGGGTGGGACTACATCTGGTTCCTAGGCGACTTAGTTGACTACGGCCCCGAGCCCCACGTAGTCATCGACTCAATCAGGGGTTTAAGACCTGAGGTAATCGTCATGGGGAACCACGACCACGCCGTAGTGACTAACGGCGACTGCATGTGCGCCCCCGAAATGCGCGAGCTTAGTGAGTACACGCGGCTCAACATCTCCCGCAGACTCCTCAGCGAGGAGCAGGTCAAGTGGCTGAGCACCGCTCCCAGGACGCGCGAGGTCTCCGCGGGCGGGCTGAGGGTCTACGTGGCCCACGGGTCGCCTAGGAACCCGCTTTACGGATATTTAAAGCCCACCCTAACCGCTGAGGAGTTGAGGCTCGCCTTAACCCCTAGCCAGGTCGCCCTCAGGCCCAGACCGGTGAACGCCGACGTAGTCCTCACAGGACACACCCACATCCCCACCGACATTAAGGTGGACTCAATAAGGGTGCTGAACCCCGGGAGCGTCGGCCAGCCGAGGGACGGGGATCCGAGAGCTTCGTACATGATGATCGACGCAGACGGGTGGAGTGTGGAGGTCCGCAGGGTCAAGTACGACGTCACGAAGGTGGTCAGAAAGCTGAGGACGCTGAACCTAGAGGCCAAGTACGTCGCGTGGATTGAGGATATTCTGAGAAATGGTAGGATCACGACACGTTAG
- a CDS encoding ABC transporter substrate-binding protein translates to MRSPSDGGGGPSVHPLTRAGLSKLITVVIVAVVLVSIAGAFTLLNYAPTQGVGTSTRPATTPTSLKTPTTTTLPAGSVGGGGRVLRVGIGIDADTLDPAGQTTTTISNIVRFFAEPLFLVDSDGSLKPLLAESYEVSPDGRNYTIRLRGGIKFHDGTPLNASAVKYSLERLLNPNVKVPSRAYYTIISRIEVLDELTVRLVLKEPYAPFITVLSFTQAAIISPKAVEALGDSITTSPLNIGTGPFRFKEWVKGDRIVLVRNENYWNGTPYFSEVVFKVVPDAQTRTAMLLAGDLDIIIQPSATDVEMLSRRSDVRVIATASNRVMYVGINTQYGPLRDVRVRQALNYAVDKDAIVKNVLFGLGQVMDSPVPSYTLGHVTLGPYSYDPSKAKELLREAGYPNGFRITLITPTGRYVFDKQVAEAIAQYLREVGIEVEVRTYDWPTYVSTVLAPLNKTEVQLFLLGWSPGSPDPHFYLYQRFHSTQFTPNGFNNFFYNRSRVDKLLDEGVRNPNPAVRAAIYEEVNRLIWEDAPNIFLYLQYFIVVTRADLVNVKVFPYEMFDLTYARLSS, encoded by the coding sequence ATGAGGTCGCCCTCAGACGGGGGCGGCGGTCCCAGCGTGCACCCGCTCACTAGGGCCGGGCTGAGCAAGTTGATCACCGTGGTTATAGTTGCTGTGGTGCTGGTTTCGATCGCGGGGGCCTTCACCCTACTCAACTACGCACCCACCCAAGGAGTTGGCACGTCAACCCGCCCGGCCACGACGCCGACCTCGCTCAAAACACCCACCACGACCACTCTGCCCGCGGGTTCCGTCGGAGGTGGTGGGAGGGTGTTGCGTGTTGGTATCGGGATTGACGCCGACACTCTAGACCCGGCCGGGCAAACCACCACAACCATATCCAACATAGTGAGGTTCTTCGCTGAACCGCTGTTCCTGGTGGATTCAGACGGTAGCTTGAAGCCCCTGCTCGCCGAGTCGTATGAGGTGTCCCCTGACGGCAGGAACTACACCATCAGGTTGAGGGGCGGCATTAAGTTCCATGACGGGACCCCCCTCAACGCGTCGGCAGTCAAGTACTCCCTCGAGAGGCTGCTGAACCCCAACGTAAAGGTGCCTAGCAGGGCGTACTACACGATAATAAGCAGGATAGAGGTCCTGGACGAGCTTACCGTCAGGCTCGTGCTGAAGGAGCCCTACGCCCCCTTCATAACTGTGCTGAGCTTCACTCAGGCGGCGATCATCTCGCCTAAAGCCGTTGAAGCGCTGGGGGACTCCATAACAACGTCGCCGCTCAACATAGGCACTGGACCCTTCAGGTTTAAGGAGTGGGTTAAGGGCGACAGGATAGTGCTGGTCAGGAATGAGAACTACTGGAACGGGACGCCGTACTTCAGCGAGGTAGTGTTCAAGGTGGTCCCCGACGCCCAGACCAGGACGGCGATGCTGCTGGCCGGTGACTTGGACATAATAATACAGCCCTCAGCGACGGATGTCGAGATGCTCTCCCGGAGGAGTGACGTGAGAGTCATAGCCACCGCGTCAAACAGGGTGATGTACGTAGGGATAAACACGCAGTACGGCCCCCTGAGGGACGTCAGGGTCAGGCAGGCGCTCAACTACGCGGTGGATAAGGACGCCATCGTTAAGAACGTGCTATTCGGCCTAGGGCAGGTGATGGACTCGCCCGTCCCTTCATACACGCTGGGGCACGTGACCTTAGGGCCCTACAGCTACGACCCAAGCAAGGCCAAGGAGCTGCTGAGGGAGGCCGGATACCCCAACGGATTCAGAATCACTCTGATAACGCCCACGGGGAGGTACGTGTTCGACAAGCAGGTGGCGGAAGCCATCGCGCAGTACTTGAGGGAGGTCGGCATAGAGGTCGAGGTCAGGACGTACGACTGGCCCACCTACGTATCAACTGTGTTAGCGCCCCTCAACAAGACTGAGGTCCAGCTATTCCTGCTTGGGTGGTCCCCCGGCAGCCCCGACCCGCACTTCTACCTATACCAGAGGTTCCACTCGACGCAGTTCACCCCGAACGGCTTCAACAACTTCTTCTACAACAGAAGTAGGGTGGACAAGCTGTTAGATGAGGGGGTCAGGAATCCGAACCCCGCTGTGAGGGCCGCCATATACGAGGAGGTCAACAGGCTGATTTGGGAGGACGCTCCGAACATATTCCTCTACCTCCAGTACTTCATAGTCGTCACGAGGGCCGACCTAGTTAACGTGAAGGTCTTCCCGTATGAAATGTTCGACCTGACCTACGCCAGGCTTAGCTCGTGA
- a CDS encoding ABC transporter ATP-binding protein: protein MVARLQLRGVWFRYSRNEDYVLRGVDLELRDSELAVITGPNGSGKTTLILVAAGLLKPEAGEVLLDGRSIYDQLPLARRRIGVTFQNPDDQFFNATVYDEIAFALRQLEGDEGVIRERVAEVARRLRVEHLLSRPPYRLSGGEKTKVALAAVLIYNPEILLLDEPTAYLTRESKEEVLRALKDLKCLGRAVAITTNDPEVARLPADKTYTLANGMLYQA, encoded by the coding sequence TTGGTAGCTAGACTTCAGTTGAGGGGTGTGTGGTTCAGGTACTCCAGGAACGAGGACTACGTCCTCAGGGGCGTTGACCTGGAGTTACGGGATTCCGAACTAGCGGTCATAACGGGGCCTAACGGATCCGGTAAAACCACCCTAATCCTCGTGGCCGCGGGGCTCCTGAAGCCCGAAGCCGGTGAGGTCCTGCTTGACGGGAGGTCAATATATGATCAACTACCGCTGGCTAGGAGGAGGATCGGCGTGACCTTCCAGAACCCTGATGACCAGTTCTTCAACGCTACGGTGTACGACGAAATCGCGTTCGCACTGAGACAGCTCGAGGGCGATGAGGGGGTGATTAGAGAGCGAGTCGCGGAAGTCGCACGCAGGTTGAGAGTGGAGCACCTACTGAGTAGACCGCCGTACAGGCTAAGCGGTGGGGAGAAGACTAAGGTCGCGTTGGCCGCTGTGCTGATCTACAATCCGGAAATACTCCTCCTAGACGAGCCGACAGCCTACCTCACAAGAGAAAGCAAGGAGGAAGTACTCAGGGCGCTGAAGGATCTAAAGTGCTTGGGGAGGGCCGTGGCGATAACGACGAACGACCCTGAGGTAGCTAGACTCCCCGCAGACAAAACCTACACGCTAGCGAACGGCATGCTTTACCAAGCTTGA
- a CDS encoding PDGLE domain-containing protein, which translates to MTLSRKSLIMLAVLLLASPVFGVILAEELSYREPLDLVAEELGLSEAGVEWTPFRDYAVPGVPKAVGYVIAGVLGTAVIVLTCYILRKALRVG; encoded by the coding sequence GTGACGCTCTCGCGTAAGTCGCTCATCATGTTGGCGGTTCTCCTCCTCGCCAGCCCTGTCTTCGGGGTTATCCTAGCTGAAGAGCTGAGCTACCGTGAGCCGCTGGACTTAGTGGCTGAGGAGCTCGGGTTGAGTGAGGCTGGGGTCGAGTGGACGCCGTTTAGGGATTACGCAGTCCCCGGAGTCCCTAAGGCGGTGGGGTACGTGATTGCCGGGGTTCTAGGCACTGCGGTGATCGTGCTTACATGCTACATTCTGAGGAAGGCGCTGAGGGTTGGGTGA
- a CDS encoding ABC transporter permease produces the protein MNLPIFLLKRFFSILTTVLCVTLLLFVLLRTIPGDPARLLAGFDAPPEVVAEIRVKYGLDKTLPEQLLNYMVNLARLDLGKSIRTDSSVASEVLSRLPNTLTLTLTSLSLSLGVGIPLGVVAAVRRNTWIDYAVTALVSAGIAMPTFWFGLILMFVFAVNLKLLPAGGSGTPAHLLLPTLTLMLPVMSPIVKTTRFSMLEALGQDFVKVARAKGLKQSAVLFKHVLRNALVPVATVAGLQLGVLMRGAVITETIFAWPGVGKLVVDAIFARDYPMVQGAIFILALIYSLINLAVDILYTVIDPRVRVGGA, from the coding sequence ATGAACCTCCCCATATTCCTGCTCAAAAGGTTTTTCAGCATCCTAACGACCGTGCTGTGCGTGACCCTCCTTTTATTCGTGCTCCTCAGAACGATCCCCGGGGACCCCGCTAGGCTCCTGGCAGGGTTCGACGCCCCTCCCGAAGTCGTGGCTGAGATAAGGGTGAAGTACGGCCTGGATAAGACGCTTCCCGAGCAGCTCCTGAATTACATGGTGAACCTAGCACGCCTCGACCTAGGCAAGTCGATAAGGACGGACTCGTCGGTGGCGTCAGAAGTCCTCTCCAGACTCCCGAACACGCTCACACTCACGCTAACGAGCCTGAGCCTCTCCCTAGGCGTCGGAATCCCTTTAGGGGTCGTAGCGGCTGTGAGGAGGAACACGTGGATTGACTACGCGGTAACGGCCCTAGTGTCTGCAGGCATCGCAATGCCCACGTTCTGGTTCGGACTGATCCTCATGTTCGTGTTCGCAGTCAACCTCAAGCTCCTGCCGGCCGGCGGGTCCGGCACCCCTGCACACCTACTACTGCCCACCCTGACCTTAATGCTGCCCGTCATGTCGCCTATAGTCAAGACCACCAGGTTCTCCATGCTTGAGGCGCTCGGCCAGGACTTCGTCAAGGTGGCCCGGGCTAAGGGGCTGAAGCAATCGGCAGTCCTGTTTAAACACGTCCTCAGGAACGCGTTAGTGCCTGTGGCCACGGTCGCCGGACTTCAGTTGGGGGTTCTAATGCGTGGTGCAGTGATAACTGAAACCATCTTCGCTTGGCCCGGCGTGGGGAAGTTAGTCGTTGACGCGATATTCGCCAGGGACTACCCGATGGTTCAGGGAGCCATCTTCATCCTGGCGCTGATATACTCCCTGATAAACCTCGCGGTCGACATCCTCTACACAGTGATAGACCCCAGGGTGAGGGTCGGTGGTGCTTAG